DNA from Corynebacterium aurimucosum ATCC 700975:
ATGTGGCGTGGAAGAACCTTCCCGCAGGTATCATTAGCCACTCTGTAGGCCGCATGGGCGGCTACAGTTCACAGAAGAACCTTCGCCTCGCCCTGTCCTACTTCGATATGCCGCTTCCTGGTCAGCCCGAAGTATTTCTGGGTCAATCCCCCACCCTTTTCGAAGAGTCCGGACATCTCAATGAACGCACCGCAGACTTTGTCAAGGATTACGTTATGCGATTCCTGCAGCTAACCGACAAGGCCTTTAGAGCCACGAACGGCTAGCGGTATCCCCAGCCAACACCCATCACGCCCTCTACGAAGTACTCAAAGACTCCTAGAGGGCGTTCACAATGACACAAACCCCGGATTCAGGCTCATCCTTAAGTTACCTGAATCCGGGGTTTCACGCGCGCTCGCCACCACACATGTGGCAGCGGCACATTACAAGCGGGAGATTACTTCTCCTCGGAAGCCTCAGCCTCGTCCTCGTCGATCTCACCGAAGTACTGGTCAACGTCAACCTTGTTGCCAGCCTCGTCGGTGACCTCGGCGCGGCAGATAGCCGTTGCCAGGGCCTTGCCGCGGCGAACATCGGAGAACAGGTTACCCAGCTGGTTGCTGGACTGCAGCTGCTGGATGAACTGGTTCGGGTCCATGCCGTAGGACTGGGCGGTGAACAGGATGTGGTCGGTCAGCTCCTGCTGGGACACCTCCGGCTCCTCGATCTCAGCCAAGGCGTCGAGGAAGAGCTGGGTGCGGACGGATTCCTCAGCGGACTTGCGAGCATCAGCGTCGAACTCCTCGCGGGTCGTGCCCTGTGCCTCAAGCAGCTGGGCCAGAGCCTTCTCGTCGTGAGCCAGCTGGCCCATGACCTGGTGCAGCTGAGCGTGAACCTGCTCATCGACGATGGAGGACGGAAGCTCGAAGGAAACCTCCTCCAAAGCGGCCTTCAGGACCTCATCGCGGATGGCGGCAGCCTGCTCGGACTTCTTGGACTCCTCGACGCGGGTCTTGGTGTCCTCGCGCAGCTCGTCAATGGTGTCGAACTCGGAAGCCATCTGTGCGAACTCGTCATCGAGATCCGGCAGCTTGCGCTCCTTGGACTGCTGGACGTGAACCTTCACGGTGGCCTCGTCGCCCTCGTGCTCACCGGACTGGATGGTGGTGGTGAACTCGTTGTCCTCGTCGGTCTTCATGCCGCGCAGAGCGGTGTCGAGGCCCTTGATCAGGTTGTCGTCACCAATGCGGTAAGTCATTCCCTCGTGGGAAGCCTCATCCAGCTTGGTGCCGTCCACCTCGGTGGTGATGTCGATGATGGCGTAGTCACCGGTCTTCATCTTGCGCTTGGTGTCCTTGAGCTCACCGAAGCGGGAAGCCAGGTCCTCGAGCGCCTTGTCGACGTCCTCCTCGGAGGTCTCCAGTGCCGGCACCTTAACGGAGATCTTAGAGAAGTCCGGTACCTCGAACTCTGGGCGGATATCTACCTCAGCGGTGAACTCGACAAAGTCGTTGTCCTCCAGCTTGGCAATGTCAATCTCCGGCTGACCAATAACCTTGAGATCGTTTTCGGTAACGGCCTGCTCGTAGCGGGACGGCAGCATGTCGTTGACTACCTGCTCGAGGATGGGGCCACGACCAAAGCGGGCGTCGATAAGCTGGCGCGGAGCCTTGCCCTTACGGAAGCCCGGGATGGAAACCTGCTGCGCGATCGCCGCGTAGGCCTGATCGATTTCCTTGTCCAGCTCAGCAAACGGAACGTTGACGGTGAGCTTGACGCGGGTATCGCTCAGCTTGTCTACGGTGGTCTTCACGAGAAACTCTCCTGATTGTGATCGTTCAAAGATGAAATTAGGGGGCCTGGATGAGTGTCCAGGCCCCCATACGTCGGGGCGACAGGATTTGAACCTGCGACCCCCTGCTCCCAAAGCAGGTGCGCTACCAAGCTGCGCCACGCCCCGTATGGAAAGCCTCTGCGCCCGGAAGTCCCGCGCGCAGCTGCGCTTCATACTGGGGCTAGTGTACCGATAGCCGCTTGACTATCCCAACACCGGCCCCAATTAAACTTTGTTTCCCCACGTCAGAGGCAACTTTCGCTTTAGAAGTCGAAGTCGAAATCAAACATTCCGCCATCGCCCCCGTCGCCACCAAAGAGGCCGTCGAAGAAACCGCCTTCCTCGCCTCCCCCGGCGTCACCGGCACCCACGTCTCCGGCTCCGTCCATGGCACCGCCGTCCATGCCGTCGGCACCGCCCATGTCCCCGCCCCAGTCGCCGCTTTCGGCGGCTGCGGCGGAGTAACCAACGCCGGACATGCCCGCGAACATCGCGTTGAACATCATGGAGTAGCCCACCATCCACACACCGGTGGTCAATGCATCAGCCCACCACGGACGCGAGTACCAGCCGGCCGGGACCGGGCGTCCTGCCACAACACCGCCCGGGTAGTAGTTGGGGGTTTCTGCAGATGCGCTTGGCGACGCCGTCAGCGTCTCCCCGTTTGCCTCCACCGTACGGGTCTCCGTCACCTTGCCGGCCTGGCGCTGGCCCTCCAGCGGTGGCAGCTCCGGGCCCGGATCCATGCCCATAATCTCGCGCGCGGCCGCAACGTAGTAGAGCCCCTCCAGTGCAGATTCGCGCGCCAGGTGCGCCTGCTTCGCTGTCGTGGCCTGAGAAATTGCCGAATTGGCGGCGGTGAAACGCTCGGAAGCATCCGCCATGGCCTGCTGGGAGGCGGTATCCGTGCCGCTGAGGTTCATCACCTGACCGCCGAGACGCTCAGTCCAGCGGCGCGCATCCGCCATCGCGTCATCAAAACGTTGGGATTCTCGCAGCTCCTGCTGCTTCTTCCCGTTACGCGAGGACAGAAACCATGCGCCGCCACCGACGACAAGGATAAGGAGCAATAAAGAGCTCACGAAAGCACCACTTTCATCTCAGAGTCGAATTGTGCGTTGTTGCAATTGTCTACCTACCCAAACTAACGCCCTTGGCCCTGTTCTAGTTCCCATTTTTCTTTCAGCGACCACGTGCGCTAAAGTAATCGGCACGCTGATTCAACGGCTTTCAAAGTCAAGGCCTTGAAAGTTGAAGATTGCCGGTTGTGGGAATGTCGTATAGTGGCTAATACCTCAGCCTTCCAAGCTGAAGACGCGGGTTCGATTCCCGTCATTCCCTCCAATGTTGTACTGCAACAATGCACTATTGTAGCTGGCTACAGGGAGAAAGTAGAACCAGAAGTAGAACCACTATCGCGGATTACGGTTACAACTTCTTCCACCCCGTCGGATACGCGGATGGTGACCATACATTGTTAGCGATGGTGGACTCCCACACCGCACCCTCAAACTTCACCTTGTCCCCCACCTGGTAAGGCTTCTCCGATGTGGGCTGTACGA
Protein-coding regions in this window:
- the tig gene encoding trigger factor — its product is MKTTVDKLSDTRVKLTVNVPFAELDKEIDQAYAAIAQQVSIPGFRKGKAPRQLIDARFGRGPILEQVVNDMLPSRYEQAVTENDLKVIGQPEIDIAKLEDNDFVEFTAEVDIRPEFEVPDFSKISVKVPALETSEEDVDKALEDLASRFGELKDTKRKMKTGDYAIIDITTEVDGTKLDEASHEGMTYRIGDDNLIKGLDTALRGMKTDEDNEFTTTIQSGEHEGDEATVKVHVQQSKERKLPDLDDEFAQMASEFDTIDELREDTKTRVEESKKSEQAAAIRDEVLKAALEEVSFELPSSIVDEQVHAQLHQVMGQLAHDEKALAQLLEAQGTTREEFDADARKSAEESVRTQLFLDALAEIEEPEVSQQELTDHILFTAQSYGMDPNQFIQQLQSSNQLGNLFSDVRRGKALATAICRAEVTDEAGNKVDVDQYFGEIDEDEAEASEEK